Proteins found in one Alicyclobacillus cycloheptanicus genomic segment:
- a CDS encoding M20 metallopeptidase family protein codes for MATEALQQALVSFRRKLHEHPELSMEEYETTKAIRAFLEEAHIEVLDYPLETGVLAIVRGKRPGPCVAIRADIDALPIVEETGLPWASKVQGKMHACGHDFHTAAGLGAAVLAKQAADSEASFAGDILFVFQPAEEVGQGAASIIATGVFDDLCVGAIIGEHNNPLLACGKIGVKSGPLMASVDEFRIVVKGVGGHAAIPELTVDPIVIGSHIVSGLQHLVSRVVSPHHNAVVTVGKFQAGTARNIIPMEAVLEGTVRTLQPDVRDVIEQRLSQFVKQTAEAFGGDAEVEFERVLPAVINHEKTADVVLEAAKAVVGEDNVVTAETTMGGEDFSVYQEKLPGCFFWVGTGKPHGWHHPSFDVDESMMHKTSEIFVAAALRWLALHQG; via the coding sequence ATGGCGACAGAAGCTTTGCAGCAGGCGCTGGTTTCGTTCCGGCGCAAGTTGCACGAACATCCTGAATTAAGTATGGAAGAGTACGAGACGACCAAGGCCATCCGGGCGTTCCTTGAGGAAGCGCACATCGAGGTGCTCGATTATCCGCTGGAGACGGGGGTGCTGGCCATCGTGCGCGGCAAACGGCCGGGGCCGTGCGTCGCGATCCGCGCGGACATTGACGCGCTGCCGATTGTCGAGGAGACCGGCCTGCCGTGGGCATCAAAAGTCCAGGGCAAAATGCATGCCTGCGGGCACGATTTTCACACTGCGGCAGGTCTCGGCGCTGCGGTGCTGGCGAAGCAGGCGGCCGACAGCGAGGCGTCCTTTGCCGGAGACATTCTGTTCGTGTTTCAGCCTGCAGAGGAAGTCGGGCAGGGGGCTGCCAGTATCATTGCCACCGGGGTGTTTGACGACCTTTGCGTCGGCGCCATCATCGGCGAACACAACAACCCATTGCTCGCGTGCGGCAAAATCGGCGTGAAATCAGGTCCGCTTATGGCGAGCGTCGACGAGTTTCGGATTGTCGTGAAGGGGGTCGGCGGTCATGCTGCAATTCCCGAATTAACGGTCGATCCGATTGTGATTGGCTCACACATCGTCAGCGGCTTGCAGCACCTGGTCAGCCGGGTCGTCTCGCCCCACCACAACGCGGTCGTGACCGTGGGCAAATTTCAGGCCGGGACGGCGCGCAATATCATTCCGATGGAGGCTGTCCTTGAGGGCACTGTGCGCACACTGCAGCCAGACGTGCGGGATGTCATCGAACAGCGTCTCTCGCAGTTTGTCAAGCAGACGGCGGAGGCCTTTGGCGGTGACGCCGAGGTGGAGTTTGAACGCGTGCTGCCGGCCGTGATCAACCATGAAAAGACAGCCGACGTCGTGCTGGAGGCCGCGAAGGCGGTTGTTGGCGAAGACAACGTCGTGACGGCGGAGACGACCATGGGCGGCGAAGACTTTTCTGTCTATCAAGAGAAGCTGCCCGGGTGTTTCTTTTGGGTGGGGACTGGGAAACCGCACGGCTGGCACCACCCCTCCTTTGATGTCGACGAGTCCATGATGCACAAGACGAGCGAAATCTTTGTGGCAGCTGCGCTGCGCTGGCTCGCACTGCATCAGGGATGA
- a CDS encoding helix-turn-helix domain-containing protein, with protein sequence MRQERGLSLDRLAQLTGVSKPMLGQIERGISSPTIATLWKIAKGFNVPFTSFLEDEAPLQLVRAADQTAFYEDEERYQVFSTYRAPGSPVELFRMILQPGCKRVAEPHTSGVMESVTVFEGVLRITVSGGTYELQPGDALNFAADIPHTYENPGQTTAVAHLTMFYTTVGARTL encoded by the coding sequence ATGCGGCAGGAACGGGGCTTGTCGCTGGACAGGCTGGCCCAGTTGACGGGCGTCAGCAAACCCATGCTCGGTCAAATTGAACGGGGGATTTCCAGTCCAACCATCGCGACCTTGTGGAAAATCGCGAAGGGGTTCAATGTACCGTTTACGTCGTTCCTGGAGGATGAAGCGCCGCTGCAGCTGGTTCGCGCTGCCGACCAGACCGCGTTTTACGAAGACGAAGAACGTTACCAGGTCTTCAGCACATATCGTGCACCGGGAAGTCCCGTTGAGTTGTTTCGAATGATTTTGCAGCCAGGCTGCAAACGCGTCGCCGAACCGCACACCTCTGGCGTCATGGAGTCGGTGACGGTGTTTGAAGGGGTTCTGCGCATCACGGTTTCAGGCGGGACCTACGAGCTGCAGCCTGGGGATGCCTTGAACTTTGCCGCAGACATCCCGCACACCTACGAAAATCCGGGTCAAACAACGGCTGTTGCGCATTTGACGATGTTTTACACAACGGTCGGCGCCCGAACCTTGTAA
- the cysK gene encoding cysteine synthase A yields MARTVRKVTVTIYDSVLDLIGRTPVVRLNRIPKPGGAAVFMKLESYNPGGSVKDRPALRMIERAEQEGHIEPGKSVIIEPTSGNTGIGLAMVCAAKGYRCIITMPENATEERIKILRAYGAKVHLTPAPLRMQGSIDEALRLAEQTPNSFIPMQFDNPANPEAHRDTTAIEILEDFQGRLDALVLTAGTGGTVTGTGEVLKEKIPGIRIYVVEPAGSPVLAGGKPGPHKIPGTGPGFIPKVLNRDIYDEILHITDEDAQTMARRLAAEEGLLVGASGAASAYFAVAIAADLPPSARVLCMAPDTGERYLSSDLFGR; encoded by the coding sequence TTGGCGAGAACCGTAAGGAAGGTGACTGTCACGATTTACGATTCTGTGTTGGATTTGATTGGCCGTACGCCCGTGGTCAGGCTGAATCGGATTCCGAAGCCAGGCGGCGCGGCGGTGTTCATGAAGCTCGAGTCGTACAACCCGGGAGGAAGCGTGAAGGACCGCCCCGCTCTGCGAATGATCGAACGTGCGGAGCAGGAAGGGCACATTGAGCCGGGGAAGAGCGTGATTATTGAACCGACCTCGGGAAACACCGGGATCGGATTGGCGATGGTGTGCGCCGCGAAAGGTTACCGCTGCATCATCACCATGCCGGAAAACGCGACGGAAGAGCGCATAAAAATCTTGAGGGCGTATGGCGCAAAGGTGCACCTGACGCCGGCGCCGCTGCGCATGCAGGGTTCCATCGACGAAGCGCTGCGACTAGCGGAACAGACGCCGAACAGCTTTATTCCGATGCAGTTTGACAATCCTGCAAATCCGGAGGCGCATCGGGATACGACAGCGATTGAAATTCTGGAAGACTTCCAAGGACGGTTGGATGCCCTGGTGTTGACCGCGGGGACCGGCGGCACGGTGACGGGGACGGGCGAGGTTTTGAAGGAGAAGATTCCAGGAATTCGCATCTACGTTGTCGAGCCGGCCGGTTCACCCGTCCTGGCGGGCGGGAAGCCTGGGCCGCACAAGATCCCCGGCACGGGCCCTGGTTTTATCCCCAAAGTCCTGAATCGGGACATCTATGATGAAATTCTTCATATTACAGATGAGGATGCGCAGACCATGGCACGCCGCCTCGCGGCAGAAGAAGGCTTGCTGGTCGGTGCTTCCGGTGCAGCCTCTGCATATTTCGCGGTCGCCATTGCCGCAGACCTGCCTCCGTCCGCCCGGGTCTTATGCATGGCACCTGATACCGGCGAACGATACCTGTCCTCAGACCTGTTCGGACGGTGA
- a CDS encoding AzlC family ABC transporter permease, whose amino-acid sequence MPTSNVQYTHNNASVAQPISWQKDFARALADGFPLSVSVFAYGFAYGALARSTNHLGFSSAMALSIFVFAGASQFSILSLLHQGATTIAIVVGTFLLNARQMLYGLTLGPSLTRLRPRRLSWLAHGLTDESFSIMAVASQSRPITAAYMAGAGSAIFFPWQISSALGFLAGGLIGDPSRYGLDFAYIGAFLGLLAAQLKHRSHVIAAILAAVVAIVVYRAWGSSGAILAGAAVSFGYGVTRK is encoded by the coding sequence GTGCCAACTTCAAACGTGCAGTACACCCACAACAATGCAAGCGTAGCACAACCGATCTCTTGGCAAAAGGACTTTGCACGGGCGCTTGCAGATGGGTTTCCTTTGTCTGTCAGTGTATTCGCGTACGGGTTTGCGTATGGCGCCCTCGCGCGCAGCACAAACCACCTCGGATTCTCCAGCGCTATGGCACTTTCCATCTTCGTGTTTGCGGGTGCGTCGCAGTTCAGCATTCTCTCCCTACTCCACCAAGGCGCCACAACCATCGCCATTGTGGTCGGCACCTTTCTCCTGAATGCCCGCCAGATGCTTTACGGACTCACACTTGGCCCATCGCTGACACGGCTGCGGCCGCGGCGGTTGTCCTGGCTCGCGCACGGACTGACCGATGAGAGCTTCAGCATCATGGCTGTGGCCAGCCAGTCCAGGCCCATTACCGCAGCCTATATGGCAGGTGCTGGCAGCGCCATCTTTTTCCCCTGGCAAATCAGCTCAGCCCTTGGCTTCCTGGCTGGGGGACTAATTGGCGACCCGTCCCGCTATGGGCTTGATTTTGCCTACATCGGTGCCTTTCTGGGATTGCTCGCGGCACAGTTGAAACACCGCAGCCACGTCATCGCAGCCATCCTGGCAGCAGTCGTCGCAATCGTTGTGTATCGCGCTTGGGGCAGCAGCGGTGCCATTCTGGCTGGCGCTGCCGTCAGCTTTGGATATGGGGTGACGCGTAAATGA
- a CDS encoding disulfide bond formation protein B — protein MGRRRFLFGAWVVSLIATATSLYWSDILGWLPCDLCWYERICMYPLVVILGIGVFARKSDTFRIAITFPIVGLFISAYHYLMQIMPGVARTASCSSAVPCQIPDFVWFGWITPPLLAFLGFLCIGVCLALYRRSAAAASVYR, from the coding sequence ATGGGGCGTCGAAGGTTTTTGTTCGGGGCGTGGGTCGTTTCCCTGATCGCGACCGCGACCAGTTTGTACTGGAGTGACATTCTGGGGTGGCTCCCGTGCGATTTGTGCTGGTATGAGCGCATTTGCATGTACCCGTTGGTTGTGATTTTGGGCATCGGCGTCTTTGCCAGAAAGTCAGATACCTTTCGTATCGCGATCACGTTTCCGATCGTCGGCTTGTTCATCTCGGCGTATCACTACCTGATGCAAATCATGCCTGGCGTGGCCCGGACAGCTTCCTGCAGTTCGGCTGTGCCCTGCCAGATTCCGGATTTCGTCTGGTTTGGCTGGATCACGCCGCCGCTCTTGGCGTTTCTCGGCTTTCTATGTATTGGGGTGTGTTTGGCGCTCTACCGGCGCAGCGCGGCGGCCGCCTCCGTCTACCGGTGA
- the argR gene encoding arginine repressor, which translates to MRIKEIVSQREIETQEDLVKALEESGFPVTQATISRDIKELQLIKVVGSNGRYKYAIPVSAAPVSADALRRRLADVFVSLRRANNLLVLRVAPGNAHAIASILDNMNLPDLLGTLAGDDTLLLICADEASAKSLASWLA; encoded by the coding sequence ATGCGAATTAAGGAAATTGTCAGCCAGCGCGAGATTGAAACCCAGGAAGACCTGGTCAAGGCGCTCGAAGAATCTGGATTTCCGGTTACGCAGGCGACGATTTCCAGAGATATCAAAGAACTGCAGTTGATTAAAGTGGTCGGCAGTAATGGACGCTACAAGTATGCGATTCCTGTCTCCGCTGCGCCGGTTTCCGCCGACGCCCTGCGCCGGAGACTGGCAGACGTATTTGTGTCGCTCCGCCGCGCCAATAACCTGCTGGTTCTTCGCGTGGCACCCGGCAACGCGCACGCCATCGCGTCTATCCTGGACAATATGAACCTTCCTGACCTGCTTGGAACGCTGGCGGGCGACGATACGCTTCTGCTCATCTGCGCCGATGAAGCATCCGCCAAGTCACTGGCGTCGTGGCTGGCCTGA
- a CDS encoding AzlD domain-containing protein: MTGTHLYETGAGFAVLVALCAIATYLTRWPAILLGRTWRPSPRIARTFSYIPIGVFAAMVAPAVVWHPATAGHLDWAFLSATLVALVVALLTKKPLWAMVGGVLTIAVWHAL; encoded by the coding sequence ATGACCGGGACCCATCTGTACGAGACCGGCGCTGGTTTTGCAGTACTGGTGGCACTTTGCGCCATCGCGACCTATTTGACTCGCTGGCCAGCCATCTTGCTGGGTCGAACGTGGCGCCCTTCCCCGCGCATCGCCCGCACCTTCAGTTATATTCCCATCGGAGTGTTCGCCGCCATGGTGGCGCCAGCGGTGGTGTGGCACCCCGCAACGGCGGGCCATCTGGACTGGGCGTTTCTTTCTGCCACCCTGGTCGCGCTCGTCGTGGCGCTGCTTACGAAAAAGCCCTTATGGGCCATGGTGGGCGGTGTGCTGACGATCGCCGTTTGGCATGCGCTCTAG